The following proteins are encoded in a genomic region of Methylobacterium tardum:
- a CDS encoding DF family (seleno)protein yields the protein MTPPHVALLYWEDCPSHAEALTQLRRLLPEFGLDPQAIELREILVLREARDENFVGSPTIRVDGRDIAPVGDEPAALTCRLYRHRNGRYDPLPDDEDIRDALRSSVREAGKPNAAPGDTEVPSETST from the coding sequence ATGACCCCGCCGCATGTCGCACTGCTTTACTGGGAGGACTGCCCGTCTCACGCGGAGGCTTTGACCCAGCTGCGCCGCCTCCTGCCGGAGTTCGGCTTGGATCCACAGGCCATCGAATTGCGCGAGATCTTGGTCTTGCGGGAGGCGAGGGACGAGAACTTTGTCGGCTCGCCCACGATCCGTGTCGATGGCCGCGACATCGCGCCGGTCGGCGATGAGCCCGCCGCCTTGACCTGTCGCCTCTACCGCCACCGCAACGGTCGCTACGATCCGCTCCCCGATGACGAGGACATTCGCGATGCGCTGCGGTCGTCCGTGCGGGAGGCCGGGAAGCCGAATGCCGCGCCCGGCGATACGGAAGTGCCATCGGAAACATCCACCTAA
- a CDS encoding MgtC/SapB family protein gives MAACGFVWVAIRAVGIDPGNPASIIEGLATGVGFIGGGAVLQRARRTSGTATAESLWATGAVGAAAVSGLHDVAPILIIVMFLACADSRP, from the coding sequence ATCGCCGCCTGCGGCTTCGTGTGGGTCGCCATTCGGGCCGTCGGGATCGACCCCGGCAATCCCGCCAGCATCATCGAAGGCTTGGCCACCGGCGTAGGCTTCATCGGCGGCGGCGCGGTCCTCCAGCGCGCCCGGCGTACGTCGGGTACGGCCACGGCTGAGAGCTTGTGGGCGACGGGCGCGGTCGGCGCGGCGGCGGTCTCAGGCCTCCACGACGTCGCCCCCATCCTGATCATCGTGATGTTCCTCGCCTGCGCCGACTCGCGCCCCTGA
- a CDS encoding NAD(P)/FAD-dependent oxidoreductase: MRASAARPKPKRLRETWAGSRNPRAALVRSHEEAMAMSGSDERPIDTLVIGGGPAGLTAAIYLARYHRTVAVVDDGNSRAKWIPRSHNHAGFPDGIGGEELLARMSAQAGRYGSRFVRGRIDVIEGHPGRFLARGDGIALVARTLILATGTVNRRPDVDPDTHRRALDRGQLRYCPVCDGFEATSQAIGVIGADARGVAEALFLRTYSADVTLLPTGPMEITAGDRSLLERAGVAMEARPLARLVFDDDRVTALLEGGGERRFDTVYPALGSDSNDGLAHALGLEMGDGCCIAVDQKQRTSREGIYAAGDIVYALDQISVAMGHAAIAATTLHNDLRAQEGRSQPGLP, from the coding sequence GTGCGAGCCTCGGCCGCCCGACCCAAACCAAAACGTCTCCGGGAAACCTGGGCCGGTTCACGCAATCCGCGGGCGGCACTCGTCCGGAGCCATGAGGAGGCGATGGCAATGAGCGGCAGCGATGAGCGGCCGATAGACACGCTCGTGATCGGCGGTGGCCCTGCCGGGCTGACGGCAGCGATCTATCTCGCCCGCTACCACCGGACGGTTGCGGTCGTCGACGACGGCAACAGCCGGGCCAAATGGATCCCGCGCTCGCACAATCACGCCGGCTTTCCCGACGGCATCGGCGGGGAAGAACTCCTGGCGCGCATGTCGGCGCAGGCCGGACGCTACGGCTCTCGGTTCGTGAGGGGCCGCATCGACGTGATCGAGGGGCATCCCGGCCGCTTTCTCGCGCGGGGAGACGGCATCGCCCTGGTGGCACGCACCCTCATCCTCGCGACCGGAACCGTGAACCGGCGGCCAGACGTCGATCCGGACACGCACCGACGGGCCCTCGATCGCGGCCAGCTCCGGTACTGTCCGGTCTGCGACGGCTTCGAAGCAACGAGCCAGGCGATCGGCGTCATCGGCGCTGACGCGCGCGGCGTCGCGGAGGCCTTGTTCCTACGCACCTACTCCGCTGACGTCACGCTTCTCCCGACCGGCCCGATGGAGATCACGGCCGGCGACCGCTCGCTTCTCGAACGGGCCGGCGTCGCGATGGAGGCACGTCCGCTGGCGCGGCTTGTCTTCGACGACGACCGCGTCACCGCGCTTTTGGAAGGTGGCGGCGAGCGCCGCTTCGACACCGTCTACCCCGCGCTGGGATCGGACTCGAACGACGGCCTCGCGCACGCGCTCGGGCTGGAGATGGGAGACGGCTGCTGCATCGCGGTCGACCAGAAGCAGCGCACGAGCCGCGAGGGCATCTATGCCGCGGGCGACATCGTCTACGCTCTCGATCAGATCAGCGTCGCCATGGGCCACGCCGCGATTGCGGCGACGACCCTGCACAACGATCTGCGCGCGCAGGAAGGCCGTAGTCAGCCGGGCCTTCCCTGA
- a CDS encoding MgtC/SapB family protein, with amino-acid sequence MPGRNFDLWEVASHLIALAVAYALALPIGWNREHEARSAGLRTFPLVAIASCGFVIVAIRVLGQDSAGQARIIEGLITGVGFIGGGAILKRAGGTSGTATAASLWATGALGAAVGYGLYDIAAILSIVTFATLQLNTAFKG; translated from the coding sequence ATGCCAGGACGCAACTTCGACCTTTGGGAGGTCGCCTCCCACCTCATCGCCCTCGCGGTCGCGTACGCCCTGGCCCTGCCTATCGGCTGGAACCGCGAGCATGAGGCTCGGAGCGCAGGGCTGCGCACCTTCCCGCTCGTGGCGATCGCCAGTTGCGGCTTCGTGATCGTCGCCATCCGAGTGCTGGGCCAGGATTCGGCTGGTCAGGCGCGGATCATCGAGGGTCTCATCACCGGCGTCGGCTTCATCGGCGGCGGCGCGATCCTCAAGCGCGCCGGGGGAACCTCCGGCACCGCCACTGCGGCGAGCCTGTGGGCGACGGGTGCGCTCGGGGCAGCCGTCGGCTACGGGCTCTACGACATCGCCGCGATCCTATCGATCGTGACGTTCGCGACCCTACAGCTCAACACAGCGTTCAAGGGATAG
- a CDS encoding SCO family protein gives MKRLRIVRAGPWTLSLAALVAFGLYGNGLFEPKPRRMASTPDRTQIGGPFRLTSHKGEVLTDGDFEGRPLAVFFGFTHCPEVCPTALLEMTELLAALGPDADKVTALFVTVDPERDTKQILADYLRAFDPRIVGLTGTIAEVEAAARAYHAYFRKVPIEGGGYTMDHTATTYLMRPGGGMANALDPHEPRETRLLKLRRLIAR, from the coding sequence ATGAAGAGACTTCGCATCGTGCGGGCCGGTCCCTGGACGCTCTCCCTGGCGGCCCTGGTCGCGTTTGGCCTCTACGGCAACGGCCTCTTCGAGCCGAAGCCACGGCGGATGGCGTCGACACCGGACCGAACCCAAATCGGAGGCCCTTTCCGTCTGACAAGCCACAAGGGCGAGGTGCTGACGGATGGTGACTTCGAAGGCAGGCCACTCGCGGTCTTCTTCGGCTTCACCCACTGCCCGGAGGTGTGCCCGACCGCCCTCTTGGAGATGACCGAGCTCTTGGCGGCGCTTGGCCCGGATGCGGACAAGGTCACTGCCTTGTTCGTCACGGTCGATCCCGAACGGGACACAAAGCAGATCCTCGCCGACTACCTCCGGGCCTTCGACCCGCGCATCGTCGGCCTCACCGGGACGATCGCGGAGGTCGAGGCGGCCGCGAGGGCCTACCACGCCTACTTCCGAAAAGTCCCGATCGAGGGCGGCGGTTACACGATGGACCACACGGCTACGACCTACCTGATGCGCCCTGGGGGCGGGATGGCGAACGCGCTCGACCCCCACGAACCGAGAGAAACCCGCCTGCTGAAGCTGAGGCGGCTGATCGCTCGCTGA
- a CDS encoding heavy metal translocating P-type ATPase, with the protein MNPTLATSRYRIAGMDCAACAAKITNAVRRVPGVSDVSVSVTAGTMTVEHEDDPHLGVAVVRQVNGLGGYRAAPLSQATQADVDGTGTHSHGPDNANGQAQSHDHGTPAAEPWWQGAKIRLAAASGCAFALAWLAAKVVPAYEPWFYGAAVLVGLVPIARRAFAAARFGTPFTIESLMTIAAAGALVIGAAEEAAAVVFLFLIGELLEGVAAGRARASIQGLAALVPKTALVERDGTTTEVPAEQLTVGSVILVRPGDRIAADGEVAEGTGAVDEAPVTGESTPKRKGVGDAVFAGTVNADGVLRVRVTAAAADNTIARIVQLVEEAQEAKAPTERFIDRFSTYYTPAVVAVAALVAVVPPLVFGGAWGEWIYKGLAILLIGCPCALVISTPAAIAAALSAGARRGLLMKGGTVLEGLGAIKAVAFDKTGTLTEGRPKVTDIVAIGRSEDQVLSLAAALETGSSHPLALAILGRAKAAGVPVPPVSDASALGGKGILGRVGGKAVFLGSPAAAAERVTVPEEHRTRIAALNGEGKTVSVLLDGDALAGFVAMRDEPRADARAGIEALRASGVEPVMLTGDNRLTAEAIGRDLGLAVRAELLPQDKQRIVRELQAGGRKVAKVGDGINDAPALAAADIGIAMGGGTDVALETADAAVLHGRVTDVATMIALSKRTMGNIRQNIAVALGLKAVFLVTTVIGATGLWPAILADTGATVLVTMNALRLLAPIRSA; encoded by the coding sequence ATGAATCCCACACTGGCTACCTCCCGCTACCGCATCGCCGGCATGGACTGCGCCGCCTGTGCGGCCAAGATCACGAACGCCGTGCGCCGCGTGCCCGGCGTCTCCGACGTGTCGGTGTCGGTCACAGCCGGGACGATGACCGTCGAGCATGAGGATGACCCGCATCTCGGAGTCGCCGTGGTCCGCCAGGTCAACGGCCTCGGCGGTTATCGCGCCGCGCCCCTGTCCCAGGCGACTCAGGCCGACGTCGATGGCACCGGCACCCATAGCCATGGCCCCGACAATGCGAACGGGCAGGCCCAGAGCCACGACCATGGGACGCCAGCGGCGGAACCGTGGTGGCAGGGTGCCAAGATCCGCTTGGCAGCCGCGAGCGGCTGCGCCTTTGCACTGGCCTGGCTCGCCGCCAAGGTCGTCCCGGCCTACGAGCCCTGGTTTTACGGCGCCGCCGTCCTCGTCGGGCTCGTCCCCATCGCCCGGCGCGCCTTCGCCGCAGCTCGGTTCGGCACGCCCTTCACCATCGAAAGCCTCATGACGATTGCGGCCGCGGGCGCCCTCGTCATCGGGGCCGCCGAGGAGGCCGCCGCGGTGGTGTTCCTGTTCCTGATCGGCGAGCTGCTGGAGGGCGTGGCGGCCGGCCGGGCCAGGGCCTCGATCCAGGGCCTCGCGGCGCTGGTTCCCAAGACCGCCCTGGTCGAGCGCGACGGCACCACGACCGAGGTGCCCGCCGAGCAGCTGACCGTCGGTTCGGTCATCCTGGTGCGGCCCGGTGACCGCATCGCCGCCGACGGCGAGGTGGCCGAGGGGACCGGCGCCGTCGACGAGGCGCCGGTCACCGGCGAGAGCACGCCCAAGCGCAAGGGGGTGGGCGATGCCGTCTTCGCCGGCACCGTCAACGCGGATGGGGTGCTGCGCGTGCGCGTGACGGCGGCGGCGGCCGACAACACCATCGCGCGGATCGTGCAGCTGGTGGAGGAAGCGCAGGAGGCCAAGGCTCCGACCGAACGTTTCATCGACCGCTTCTCCACCTATTACACACCCGCCGTCGTCGCGGTCGCGGCGCTCGTCGCGGTCGTGCCGCCGCTGGTGTTCGGCGGGGCCTGGGGCGAATGGATCTACAAGGGCTTGGCGATCCTGCTGATCGGCTGCCCCTGCGCGCTGGTCATCTCGACGCCGGCGGCCATCGCCGCTGCCCTCTCGGCCGGCGCCCGGCGCGGCTTGCTGATGAAGGGCGGCACGGTGCTGGAGGGGCTCGGCGCCATCAAGGCCGTGGCCTTCGACAAGACGGGCACCCTGACCGAGGGCAGGCCCAAGGTGACGGACATCGTGGCGATCGGGCGGTCCGAGGACCAGGTGCTGTCCCTCGCCGCGGCGCTGGAGACCGGATCGAGCCACCCGCTGGCGCTCGCCATCCTGGGGCGGGCCAAGGCCGCGGGCGTGCCGGTGCCCCCCGTGAGCGACGCTTCGGCCCTTGGCGGCAAGGGCATCCTCGGCCGGGTCGGCGGCAAGGCGGTGTTCCTCGGCTCGCCGGCCGCGGCGGCGGAACGCGTCACCGTGCCCGAGGAGCACCGAACGCGCATCGCGGCGCTCAACGGCGAGGGAAAGACCGTGTCCGTGCTGCTCGACGGCGACGCGCTCGCCGGCTTCGTCGCGATGCGCGACGAGCCGCGCGCCGACGCACGGGCCGGCATCGAGGCGCTCAGGGCCTCGGGCGTGGAGCCGGTGATGCTGACCGGCGACAACCGGCTGACCGCCGAGGCGATCGGGCGGGATCTGGGCCTCGCGGTGCGGGCCGAGCTGTTGCCGCAGGACAAGCAACGCATCGTCCGCGAGTTGCAGGCGGGCGGCCGGAAGGTCGCCAAGGTCGGGGACGGCATCAACGACGCGCCGGCCCTCGCCGCGGCCGACATCGGCATCGCGATGGGGGGTGGCACCGACGTGGCGCTTGAGACCGCGGACGCGGCGGTGCTGCACGGTCGGGTCACGGATGTGGCCACCATGATCGCGTTGTCGAAGCGGACCATGGGCAACATCCGTCAAAACATCGCGGTCGCGCTGGGGTTGAAGGCGGTATTCCTGGTGACGACCGTGATCGGCGCGACGGGGCTGTGGCCGGCGATCCTGGCCGACACCGGCGCCACCGTGCTCGTCACCATGAACGCGCTTCGGCTCCTAGCACCCATCCGGAGCGCCTGA
- a CDS encoding transporter gives MQAWIYTLIPAAAAILGAAIAANLRPGAVFVSAIQHLAAGVVFAAAAGEILPDLKHVGSPWATLVGGAVGVAAMLGVRMLERRAAGPVGLLTVTGIDILVDGLVLGIAFASAARAGFLLTVALTVEVLFLGLTVASELGEGGASKWKVVGATAGLVLLLPLGALLGGPVGSMPAPVQGGFLAFGLIALLYLVTEELLVEAHESEDRPWVTAMFFVGFLLLLLLDELVG, from the coding sequence ATGCAAGCCTGGATCTACACGCTGATCCCGGCCGCGGCGGCCATCCTCGGGGCCGCGATCGCGGCCAACCTGCGGCCGGGGGCCGTCTTCGTCAGCGCCATCCAGCATCTCGCGGCGGGGGTGGTGTTCGCCGCTGCCGCCGGCGAGATCCTGCCAGACCTGAAGCATGTCGGCTCCCCTTGGGCCACGCTGGTCGGGGGCGCCGTCGGCGTGGCGGCGATGCTCGGGGTCCGCATGCTGGAGCGGCGGGCGGCCGGGCCGGTGGGGCTGCTGACCGTGACCGGCATCGACATCCTGGTGGACGGCCTCGTGCTGGGCATCGCCTTCGCATCCGCCGCGAGGGCCGGCTTCCTGCTCACCGTGGCTCTCACCGTCGAGGTGCTGTTCCTGGGCCTCACGGTGGCCAGCGAGCTCGGCGAGGGCGGCGCATCGAAGTGGAAGGTGGTCGGCGCGACGGCGGGTCTCGTCCTGCTGCTGCCGCTCGGCGCCCTGCTCGGCGGTCCCGTGGGCTCCATGCCCGCCCCCGTCCAAGGCGGCTTCCTGGCCTTCGGCTTGATCGCGCTGCTTTACCTCGTCACCGAGGAACTGCTGGTCGAGGCGCACGAGTCCGAGGACCGTCCCTGGGTGACCGCCATGTTCTTCGTCGGCTTCCTGCTGCTGCTTCTTCTCGACGAGCTGGTGGGATGA
- a CDS encoding thioredoxin family protein — protein MGRLTQTSDVSHEEIRTMVLPDKLPTAVAAWMNALGQTGPSADAARRSALSDDVRLTFAGQTVVGIDAVLAHQARMPAGPAMQALEWRLLPAATATRLALRARFTGGADGRTGPNGLSALDVAFTLGDDGRIQHLEPSPHHKEPADLKPALRVGDRAPPFVLRDTSDRSTSLHGGRVPATLIVWTCNHCPWALAWHERIQNVARDYDLLVRVLQINANDPIVSPHDTLDACRHRVTAGEMASPYLMDAGQEVARAWGVRHTPEAFVLDADGRVAYHGAPDEDHRDPSRDAGWLRAALDAVLAGRDVAVPETKPVGCTVKWTLGSGPGGSER, from the coding sequence ATGGGGCGGCTGACCCAGACCAGCGACGTGTCCCACGAGGAGATTCGAACCATGGTGTTGCCTGACAAGCTCCCGACTGCCGTCGCCGCATGGATGAACGCCCTCGGGCAGACCGGGCCCTCGGCCGATGCCGCCCGCCGTTCCGCGCTGAGCGACGACGTGAGACTGACCTTTGCCGGCCAGACGGTCGTCGGCATCGATGCGGTCTTGGCTCACCAAGCGCGGATGCCGGCCGGACCTGCGATGCAGGCGCTGGAATGGCGCCTGTTGCCCGCCGCAACCGCCACGAGGCTGGCCCTTCGCGCGAGGTTCACCGGCGGGGCGGATGGGCGCACTGGTCCCAACGGCCTCTCGGCGCTCGATGTCGCCTTCACTCTCGGAGACGACGGGCGCATCCAACATCTGGAGCCTTCGCCGCACCACAAGGAGCCTGCTGATCTCAAGCCTGCCCTCCGCGTGGGGGATCGTGCCCCGCCGTTCGTGCTGCGCGATACGAGCGACCGGTCGACGTCGTTGCACGGAGGGCGGGTCCCGGCCACCCTGATCGTCTGGACCTGCAACCACTGCCCCTGGGCACTTGCCTGGCATGAGCGCATACAAAACGTGGCGCGTGATTATGATCTGTTGGTCCGCGTCCTGCAGATCAACGCGAACGACCCGATCGTTTCCCCCCATGACACGCTGGATGCCTGCAGACATCGGGTGACGGCCGGGGAAATGGCCAGTCCCTACCTGATGGACGCCGGCCAGGAAGTTGCTCGGGCATGGGGCGTACGCCATACCCCAGAGGCGTTCGTGCTCGATGCCGACGGACGGGTCGCCTATCACGGTGCGCCGGATGAGGACCACCGCGACCCATCCCGCGACGCCGGATGGCTGCGCGCCGCCCTGGACGCCGTGCTCGCCGGAAGGGATGTGGCAGTCCCTGAGACCAAACCCGTCGGTTGCACCGTGAAGTGGACCCTCGGGTCCGGTCCTGGCGGGAGCGAGCGATGA
- a CDS encoding response regulator transcription factor, producing MEQGGERGGASPTEHILLVEDDDGMRVLVARILRESGYRVTGCRSGAEMWTLLPEVPVDLVLLDVMLPGASGFDLLKALRVKGTVPVIMLSARNEEADRVLGLELGADDYIAKPFGRPELLARIRAVLRRATIAPAPNAAARPETLSFAGWRLDLRSRALTDPEGAAVDLSGAEHDLLLVFLEHPGRVLGREQILEMGRGRLAAPSDRSVDTLVSRLRRKLEPPEGAAPVIKTVRGSGYMLAAKVGRT from the coding sequence ATGGAGCAGGGCGGTGAACGGGGCGGGGCTTCCCCGACGGAGCACATCCTCCTCGTCGAGGATGATGACGGCATGCGCGTGCTCGTCGCGCGCATCCTTCGGGAGAGCGGCTACCGCGTGACGGGCTGCCGGAGCGGCGCCGAGATGTGGACGCTCCTGCCCGAGGTGCCCGTCGACCTCGTCCTGCTCGACGTCATGCTGCCGGGCGCCTCCGGATTCGACCTGCTCAAGGCCCTCAGGGTGAAGGGCACCGTACCCGTCATCATGCTGAGCGCCCGCAACGAGGAGGCCGACCGGGTCCTTGGCTTGGAGCTCGGCGCCGACGATTACATCGCCAAGCCGTTCGGACGGCCGGAGCTGCTGGCCCGCATCCGCGCGGTGCTGCGCCGCGCGACCATCGCGCCGGCTCCCAACGCCGCGGCGCGGCCGGAGACGCTGTCCTTCGCCGGCTGGCGCCTCGACCTGCGCAGCCGGGCCCTGACCGATCCCGAGGGAGCCGCCGTGGACCTGTCGGGGGCGGAGCACGACCTGCTCCTGGTCTTCCTGGAGCATCCCGGGCGGGTGCTCGGCCGCGAGCAGATCCTTGAGATGGGCCGCGGGCGCCTCGCCGCGCCATCCGACCGCAGCGTCGACACCCTGGTCAGCCGCCTCCGGCGCAAGCTCGAACCGCCCGAGGGCGCGGCCCCGGTGATCAAGACGGTGCGCGGCTCCGGCTACATGCTGGCCGCGAAGGTCGGGCGCACTTGA
- a CDS encoding LysR substrate-binding domain-containing protein translates to MINLELRHLRSFVCLAEELHFARAAARLNIVQPALSAQIRGMEGMLGVELFDRGRHKVALTEPGRLLLAEARATLAQAQHSIEVVQRAGRGEAGHLRIGYTGAAAYSGLMSRLVRDFRRRAPAVTFGFEELYPTLQRDALLASRIDMGLMVFLPSFRDERLAHRVIEHWSLVVALPATHPLVSCDRIRPDQLQGDAFVVYAAHGGELGGEVLDRIGVVPTDVHRAATVTSLLALVAAGLGLAVVPSGLAISTTADVVFRSLDLSIPPLEVSVVYDATTMVPALMNFINAFT, encoded by the coding sequence ATGATCAACCTTGAGCTTCGGCACCTACGATCGTTCGTCTGTCTCGCCGAGGAACTACACTTCGCGCGAGCCGCCGCACGCCTCAACATCGTGCAGCCGGCGCTCAGCGCGCAGATCCGCGGCATGGAGGGCATGCTCGGCGTTGAGTTGTTCGATAGAGGCCGACACAAGGTGGCGTTGACCGAACCAGGGCGCCTCTTGCTGGCCGAGGCCCGCGCAACCCTGGCGCAGGCCCAACACAGTATCGAGGTCGTTCAGCGCGCCGGGCGCGGGGAGGCCGGCCACCTACGGATCGGCTACACCGGCGCCGCTGCGTACTCGGGACTGATGTCGCGCCTGGTCCGCGATTTCCGCCGACGCGCGCCCGCCGTCACCTTCGGCTTCGAGGAGCTGTATCCGACGCTGCAACGCGATGCGCTCCTGGCAAGCCGCATCGACATGGGACTGATGGTGTTCCTGCCCTCGTTCCGCGACGAGCGGCTGGCCCATCGCGTGATCGAGCATTGGTCGCTGGTGGTTGCGCTGCCTGCCACCCATCCGCTCGTGTCCTGCGATCGGATCCGCCCCGATCAACTTCAAGGAGATGCGTTCGTCGTCTACGCGGCGCACGGCGGGGAACTCGGCGGGGAAGTTTTGGACCGGATCGGTGTGGTGCCGACCGACGTCCATAGAGCCGCAACCGTGACCTCGCTCCTTGCCCTCGTTGCAGCCGGGCTTGGCCTTGCCGTCGTTCCCTCGGGTTTGGCAATCAGCACGACCGCCGACGTTGTTTTCCGATCCCTCGACTTATCGATTCCACCGCTGGAGGTTTCAGTCGTCTATGACGCGACGACCATGGTCCCGGCCCTGATGAATTTCATCAATGCATTCACATGA